Proteins encoded by one window of Lutibacter sp. A64:
- a CDS encoding GNAT family N-acetyltransferase translates to MRKATDIDKQLVSEILVSAFSPLKEKNSINLVLKQDKKRIERMQLLMEYLFERSIRFGEIYISDNNKACILLKFPHQEKTTFSTLLLDVKLIFKCIGFKRVFKVLKRQLIAARYYPKEKHIRPVIMGIKKEYDGSGTAARLMLEVKKHLKNNQLPVIIDAASEKNVKMYQKFGFKIQKKEDVLGFPMYFLRLN, encoded by the coding sequence TTGAGAAAAGCTACTGACATAGATAAACAATTAGTATCTGAAATTTTAGTTTCTGCATTTTCACCCTTAAAAGAAAAAAATTCTATAAATCTTGTATTAAAACAAGACAAAAAAAGAATTGAACGGATGCAACTATTAATGGAATACTTATTTGAAAGAAGTATACGTTTTGGAGAAATTTATATTTCTGATAACAATAAAGCTTGTATTTTATTAAAATTCCCTCATCAAGAAAAAACCACTTTTAGCACTCTTTTATTAGATGTTAAACTCATATTTAAATGCATTGGCTTTAAACGTGTTTTTAAAGTATTAAAAAGACAATTAATTGCTGCTAGATACTATCCGAAAGAAAAACACATAAGACCCGTAATTATGGGTATTAAAAAAGAATATGATGGAAGTGGTACTGCTGCCCGTTTAATGTTAGAAGTTAAAAAGCACCTTAAAAACAACCAATTACCAGTAATAATCGATGCTGCTTCTGAAAAAAACGTAAAAATGTATCAGAAATTCGGGTTTAAAATTCAAAAGAAAGAAGACGTTTTAGGTTTTCCAATGTACTTTTTACGCTTAAATTAA
- the trpS gene encoding tryptophan--tRNA ligase, with protein MARILTGVQSTGTPHLGNLLGAIIPAIKMANNSKEESFLFIADMHSLTQIKNGEELRNNTYNVAATWLAFGLDVEKNVFYRQSDIPETTELSWYLSCFFPYQRLTLAHSFKDKAGRLDDVNAGLFEYPMLMAADILLYDAEIVPVGKDQLQHLEITRDVANRFNHQMGDTLIPPEAKIQEGSMWVPGTDGGKMSKSNGNIINLFLPDKQLRKQIMKIKTDSTPLEEPKNPDTCNLFALYKLLASPEEVAEMRANYEGGNYGYGHAKQAFYELLINKFSEERARYNYYMENLDEVDKALAIGAEKARVVAAEVLKRVRAKLGY; from the coding sequence ATGGCAAGAATTTTAACAGGAGTTCAAAGTACAGGAACTCCACACTTAGGAAACTTATTAGGTGCAATTATTCCAGCAATTAAAATGGCAAATAATTCTAAAGAAGAATCTTTTTTGTTTATTGCAGATATGCATTCACTTACCCAAATAAAAAACGGGGAAGAATTACGTAATAACACTTATAATGTTGCAGCAACTTGGCTTGCTTTTGGACTAGATGTTGAAAAAAATGTTTTTTATAGACAAAGTGACATTCCTGAAACAACAGAACTTTCTTGGTATTTAAGTTGTTTTTTTCCCTACCAACGGTTAACTCTAGCACACAGTTTTAAAGACAAAGCAGGAAGGTTAGATGATGTAAATGCAGGTTTATTTGAATACCCAATGCTAATGGCTGCAGATATTTTATTATACGATGCTGAAATTGTACCTGTTGGAAAAGATCAGTTACAACATTTAGAAATTACCAGAGATGTAGCAAACAGATTTAATCATCAAATGGGAGACACTTTAATTCCGCCAGAAGCTAAAATTCAGGAAGGATCTATGTGGGTACCAGGAACTGACGGTGGGAAAATGAGCAAATCTAATGGAAATATTATTAATTTATTTTTACCAGATAAACAGCTTCGTAAACAAATTATGAAGATTAAAACAGACTCTACACCATTAGAAGAACCTAAAAACCCAGATACGTGTAATTTATTTGCATTGTACAAATTATTAGCCTCTCCAGAAGAAGTTGCTGAAATGAGAGCTAATTATGAAGGTGGAAATTATGGTTACGGACACGCAAAACAAGCTTTTTATGAATTATTAATCAATAAGTTTTCTGAAGAAAGAGCGCGTTACAACTACTATATGGAAAATTTAGATGAAGTTGATAAAGCTTTAGCTATTGGTGCTGAAAAAGCGAGAGTTGTAGCTGCTGAAGTTTTAAAAAGAGTAAGAGCTAAGTTGGGATATTAA
- a CDS encoding alpha-2-macroglobulin family protein, with product MKLKHLLFSTIFCLAFIACKDKNPQSETDNIFKFKEYINYTTSGLVSISEPIKIELAKEVEDWVSNKEVSEKFIDISPAIEGKLSALNSRSLLFQPASNLEPNKEYTVTVNLGKIYNNIPSEFKTYTFKFKTIEQNFSVTTTGVQSYSKEWQYVEGVLKTADMLTLEKAKNLISAKQNSNNLSIKWQGLDSVSKQFMFIIDSVQRFEDNSEVLISWNGKSIDVKNSGENSLIIPGKNNFSILNIDVVQSPEQHLNINFSDPLKKQQNFNGLVVIKNTKNLKYVVDGNILKVYADTRVVGNVLVDVFQGITSVDGYKLKKQFSETIAFEQLKPEVRLISNGVILPNSNDLKLNFEAVNLKAVDVRIIKIFEDNVLQFLQDNTLGNTNRYQIKRVGRRVAKKTISLVSNELENTGKWKAYAIDLSKMLQADPGAIYRVELDIKPEYSLYKCEGMELAEATNEDYSATESEDIDAHEEQYWDNLIYSYNNTYYNWNDRENPCKIAYYLNDDRTVATNILASNIGVIAKKGENNSYFFAVTDILTTNPIAEAKVTLYNYQQQEIAQKATDNQGIVKLDIDRNAYFAIVSKGNHKTYLKLDDGRSLSLSEFNVSGKKLQKGLKGFLYGERGVWRPGDSIHLTFVLNDNANKLPKEHPIKLEVTDARGKLIFNHITTENVNGFYKFTIPTSDTDPTGSWNSTVSVGGAKFTKQLKVETVKPNRLKINIDFDDEVLTNTKPIKGNLQVNWLHGAPAKNIKAEVIAKFTSNASAFSKEFPNYIFNDPARNFYSEEFKVFEGKVDATGKAVINKKTSLENTAPGMLRVAFLTKAFENGGDFSMDVISKNYAPYNSFVGLKLPETKAYNSYDTDENVTFDVVSIAAGGKPIQQNNVEIEVYKIEWRWWWSSSYENLSSYSGSSFHKPYKKLKINTNTSGKGSFKLNIKNEDGGRYLIRVIDAKSGHATGATTYFYKNWWKRPTNNPEASKMLVFSSDKDTYNVGETAKITFPSGADGRALISIENGTEVLETVWQKTQKGETTIEIPITKKMAPNVFVNISLLQPHASTANDLPLRLYGIIPLLVEDANTRLEPEITMPKVLKPEEKFKLKVSEKNGKRMSYTIAVVEEGLLDLTRFRTPEIWNSFYTKEALGVKTWDIFDDVIGAFGGSIEQVFAVGGDAALAAGNAKKANRFKPVVRYLGPFTLNKGKIATHTIQLPKYIGSVRTMVIAADNAIGAYGKVDETTPVRKPLMVLASLPRKLSPGEKVTLPVTIFAMENKVKNVEVKLKLSEGIKVIGASSQNITFESPDEKMAYFQLDVSEAKGIGNIEVIASGNGEKSSYEVEIDVVNPNPISIKKNAFELAANETKTIDFETFGVLGSNFAEVEFSTLPSMDFTRRLQYLIQYPHGCVEQVTSGVFPQLFLSDIFDLPKQQKQKITENIKKGIEKLGDFQTPSGGLSYWMGQSATNDWGTSYAGHFMIEAEKKGFVLPLTFLTNWLRYQKQEARNWRPSYNNYNSDLAQAYRLYTLALAGHPDLSSMNRLREFTELSNNAKWRLAAAYALAGQKEAAIKISNVANINFESSNYDYYNYGSVDRNRAMAMETMLLIGNNESKELAKYIAKRLSSNSWMSTQTTAYSLLAMAKMVEINGGKSVKLSYSLNSGKTEKIDSKFAIAQRNLGVEVGKNSVSITNNQENVVFVTISTGGILPIGQEISEKRGLGVSVTYKDTQGNAVNVSKLPQGTEFEAHVTVSNLKQEEVRDIALTQIFPSGWEIVNTRFTDFGSSASENTNYTDVRDDRVNFYFDLNKSQSKTFKVLLNASYLGSYYLYGIQAEAMYDNDYFTRTKGQWIEVIK from the coding sequence ATGAAACTTAAACACTTACTTTTTTCCACTATATTTTGTCTTGCTTTTATAGCCTGTAAAGATAAAAATCCACAAAGTGAAACAGATAATATTTTTAAATTTAAAGAATATATAAATTATACTACATCTGGACTAGTTTCTATTTCTGAACCTATTAAAATTGAACTGGCCAAAGAAGTTGAAGATTGGGTTTCAAATAAAGAAGTTTCAGAAAAATTTATAGATATTTCTCCAGCTATTGAAGGAAAATTGTCAGCGTTGAATTCACGAAGTTTACTGTTTCAACCAGCTAGTAATTTAGAACCAAATAAAGAATATACAGTTACAGTAAATTTAGGAAAAATCTACAATAATATCCCTTCAGAATTTAAAACGTATACCTTTAAATTTAAAACCATTGAACAAAATTTTAGTGTTACAACTACAGGTGTTCAATCTTATTCTAAAGAATGGCAATATGTAGAAGGTGTTTTAAAAACAGCAGATATGTTAACTTTAGAAAAAGCAAAAAACTTAATTTCTGCAAAGCAAAATAGCAACAATTTATCGATTAAATGGCAAGGTTTAGACTCGGTAAGTAAACAGTTTATGTTTATAATTGATAGTGTACAGCGTTTTGAAGACAACTCTGAAGTATTAATTTCTTGGAATGGAAAAAGTATTGATGTTAAAAATAGCGGAGAAAATTCACTTATAATTCCAGGGAAAAATAATTTTTCAATTTTAAATATTGATGTTGTTCAATCTCCAGAGCAACATTTAAATATTAATTTTTCCGATCCTTTAAAAAAGCAACAGAATTTTAATGGTTTAGTAGTTATAAAAAACACAAAAAACTTAAAATATGTAGTTGATGGAAATATATTAAAAGTGTATGCAGATACACGTGTTGTTGGTAATGTTTTAGTTGATGTTTTTCAAGGAATTACAAGTGTAGATGGCTATAAATTAAAAAAACAATTTTCAGAAACTATTGCTTTTGAACAGTTAAAACCAGAGGTTAGGTTAATTTCAAACGGTGTTATTTTGCCAAACTCTAACGATTTAAAATTAAATTTTGAAGCTGTTAATTTAAAAGCAGTAGATGTACGTATTATTAAAATTTTTGAAGATAATGTTTTGCAATTTTTACAAGACAATACCTTAGGAAACACCAACCGTTATCAAATTAAAAGAGTTGGAAGACGCGTTGCTAAAAAAACAATTTCTTTAGTTTCTAACGAGCTTGAAAATACGGGGAAATGGAAAGCATATGCTATAGATTTGTCTAAAATGTTACAAGCTGATCCAGGTGCAATTTATAGAGTTGAACTAGATATAAAACCAGAATATTCTTTGTATAAATGCGAAGGAATGGAATTAGCTGAAGCTACTAATGAAGATTATTCAGCAACAGAATCTGAAGATATAGATGCGCATGAAGAACAATATTGGGATAATTTGATTTATAGCTATAACAATACATATTACAATTGGAACGATAGAGAAAATCCGTGTAAAATAGCTTACTATTTAAATGATGATAGAACTGTTGCAACCAATATTTTAGCTTCAAACATTGGTGTAATTGCTAAAAAAGGTGAAAATAATAGCTACTTTTTTGCAGTTACAGACATTTTAACTACCAATCCAATTGCGGAAGCTAAAGTTACATTGTATAATTATCAACAACAAGAAATCGCTCAAAAAGCAACAGATAATCAGGGAATTGTTAAGTTGGATATAGACCGCAATGCTTATTTTGCAATTGTTTCAAAAGGGAACCATAAAACCTACTTAAAATTAGATGATGGTCGTTCACTGTCTTTAAGTGAATTTAATGTTTCAGGAAAAAAATTACAAAAAGGTTTAAAAGGATTTTTATATGGAGAACGTGGTGTTTGGCGTCCTGGAGATTCTATTCATTTAACGTTTGTTTTAAATGATAATGCTAACAAATTACCAAAAGAACATCCGATAAAATTAGAAGTTACAGATGCGCGTGGAAAATTAATATTTAACCATATTACAACAGAAAATGTAAACGGATTTTACAAATTTACAATTCCAACATCAGATACCGATCCAACTGGGAGTTGGAACAGTACAGTTTCGGTTGGTGGTGCAAAATTTACAAAACAATTAAAAGTTGAAACGGTAAAACCAAATCGTTTAAAAATTAATATAGATTTTGATGATGAGGTGCTTACAAATACCAAACCTATAAAAGGAAATTTACAAGTTAATTGGTTGCACGGCGCACCAGCAAAAAATATAAAAGCAGAGGTAATTGCAAAATTTACTTCAAATGCAAGTGCTTTTAGTAAGGAGTTTCCAAACTATATTTTTAACGACCCTGCTAGAAATTTTTATTCTGAAGAATTTAAAGTTTTTGAAGGAAAAGTAGATGCCACCGGAAAAGCAGTTATAAATAAAAAAACTAGTTTAGAAAACACGGCACCTGGAATGTTAAGAGTAGCTTTTTTAACCAAAGCTTTTGAAAATGGAGGTGATTTTTCTATGGATGTAATTTCTAAAAATTACGCGCCGTATAACTCTTTTGTGGGGCTGAAATTACCAGAAACAAAAGCTTACAATTCATACGATACCGATGAAAACGTAACTTTTGATGTAGTTTCAATTGCTGCGGGAGGAAAACCAATACAACAAAATAATGTTGAAATTGAAGTTTATAAAATTGAATGGCGTTGGTGGTGGAGTTCTTCTTATGAAAACTTATCTTCATACAGCGGAAGCAGTTTTCATAAACCTTATAAAAAACTAAAAATTAATACAAATACAAGCGGTAAAGGATCATTTAAGTTAAATATTAAAAACGAAGATGGTGGTCGTTATTTAATTCGTGTTATTGATGCTAAAAGTGGTCATGCAACAGGAGCTACAACTTATTTTTATAAAAATTGGTGGAAACGTCCAACTAACAATCCTGAAGCTTCAAAAATGCTAGTTTTTTCTTCAGATAAAGATACTTATAATGTTGGAGAAACTGCTAAAATAACATTTCCTTCTGGAGCAGATGGTCGTGCATTAATTAGTATTGAAAATGGAACAGAAGTATTGGAAACGGTGTGGCAAAAAACACAAAAAGGAGAAACTACAATAGAAATTCCGATTACTAAAAAAATGGCGCCAAATGTTTTTGTAAACATATCATTATTACAACCACATGCAAGTACTGCTAACGATTTACCATTGCGTTTATACGGAATTATTCCTTTATTGGTTGAAGATGCAAATACACGTTTAGAACCAGAAATAACAATGCCAAAGGTGCTAAAACCTGAAGAGAAATTTAAGCTAAAAGTAAGTGAGAAAAATGGCAAAAGAATGTCGTACACCATTGCAGTTGTTGAAGAAGGATTGCTTGATTTAACACGATTTAGAACTCCAGAAATTTGGAATTCCTTTTATACAAAAGAAGCTCTAGGTGTTAAAACTTGGGATATTTTTGACGATGTAATTGGTGCTTTTGGTGGAAGTATTGAACAGGTTTTTGCTGTTGGTGGTGATGCAGCATTGGCTGCCGGAAATGCTAAAAAAGCAAATAGATTTAAACCTGTTGTGCGTTATTTAGGCCCGTTTACCCTAAACAAAGGCAAAATAGCTACGCATACAATTCAGTTGCCAAAATATATTGGTTCTGTGCGTACAATGGTAATTGCTGCAGATAATGCAATTGGCGCTTATGGAAAAGTTGATGAAACTACTCCTGTTAGAAAACCATTAATGGTGTTGGCTTCATTACCTCGTAAATTAAGTCCTGGTGAAAAAGTAACACTTCCTGTTACTATTTTTGCTATGGAAAATAAGGTTAAAAATGTTGAAGTAAAATTAAAATTATCTGAAGGGATTAAAGTTATTGGAGCAAGTTCTCAAAATATAACTTTTGAAAGTCCTGATGAAAAAATGGCTTATTTTCAGCTAGATGTTTCCGAAGCAAAAGGCATTGGTAATATTGAAGTTATTGCTAGTGGAAATGGAGAAAAATCTTCTTATGAAGTTGAAATTGATGTGGTAAACCCAAATCCTATTTCAATAAAAAAGAATGCTTTTGAATTGGCAGCAAATGAAACAAAAACTATAGATTTTGAAACGTTTGGTGTTTTAGGAAGTAATTTTGCAGAGGTAGAATTTTCAACATTACCTTCAATGGATTTTACAAGAAGATTACAGTACTTAATTCAATATCCGCACGGTTGTGTAGAGCAAGTTACTTCTGGTGTTTTTCCGCAGTTATTTTTAAGTGATATTTTTGATCTTCCGAAGCAACAAAAACAAAAAATAACAGAGAATATTAAAAAAGGAATCGAAAAATTAGGAGATTTTCAAACACCAAGTGGAGGTTTAAGTTATTGGATGGGACAGAGTGCTACAAACGATTGGGGAACAAGTTATGCTGGGCATTTTATGATAGAAGCCGAGAAAAAAGGTTTTGTATTGCCATTAACTTTTTTAACAAATTGGTTGCGTTACCAAAAACAAGAAGCTCGTAATTGGCGACCAAGTTATAATAATTACAATTCAGATTTAGCACAAGCGTATAGATTGTATACGTTGGCGTTGGCTGGGCATCCAGATTTATCTTCAATGAATAGATTACGTGAGTTTACAGAGCTTTCTAATAATGCAAAATGGCGATTGGCTGCTGCGTATGCGTTGGCAGGTCAAAAAGAAGCAGCTATTAAAATTTCTAACGTAGCAAATATAAATTTTGAAAGTAGTAATTACGATTATTATAATTACGGTTCAGTTGATAGAAACAGAGCAATGGCAATGGAAACAATGTTGTTAATTGGAAACAATGAATCTAAAGAATTGGCAAAATATATAGCAAAACGTTTGTCTTCTAATAGTTGGATGAGTACGCAAACTACTGCCTATAGTTTATTAGCTATGGCTAAAATGGTTGAAATTAATGGAGGGAAATCGGTTAAATTAAGTTATAGTTTAAATAGTGGGAAAACTGAAAAAATAGATTCTAAATTCGCTATTGCACAACGAAATTTAGGTGTTGAAGTGGGAAAAAATTCAGTTTCAATTACCAATAATCAAGAAAATGTGGTATTTGTTACTATTTCAACTGGTGGAATTTTACCAATAGGACAAGAAATTTCAGAAAAAAGAGGTTTAGGTGTAAGCGTAACTTATAAAGATACTCAAGGGAATGCGGTGAATGTTTCTAAATTACCACAAGGTACAGAGTTTGAAGCGCACGTAACAGTTAGCAATTTAAAACAAGAGGAAGTGCGTGATATTGCACTTACTCAGATTTTCCCTTCGGGTTGGGAAATTGTAAATACGCGTTTTACTGATTTTGGTAGTTCAGCTTCAGAAAATACAAACTATACAGATGTTAGAGACGACCGTGTTAATTTTTATTTTGATTTAAATAAGAGTCAGTCTAAAACTTTTAAAGTATTGTTGAATGCATCTTATTTAGGAAGCTATTATTTATACGGTATACAAGCTGAAGCAATGTACGATAACGATTATTTTACGAGAACTAAAGGGCAATGGATTGAGGTGATAAAATAA
- a CDS encoding GlsB/YeaQ/YmgE family stress response membrane protein produces MNFLIIGAIAGWLAGKIMKGGGFGLFINIILGIIGGIVGCWFFGFLGIDFGGGILPSIGTSVVGAVIVLYIAGLFKK; encoded by the coding sequence ATGAATTTTTTAATTATTGGTGCAATAGCTGGATGGTTAGCAGGTAAAATTATGAAGGGCGGTGGATTTGGATTATTTATAAACATTATTTTAGGAATTATCGGTGGAATTGTTGGCTGTTGGTTTTTTGGATTTTTAGGAATTGACTTTGGAGGAGGAATTCTCCCTTCAATTGGTACTTCCGTTGTTGGTGCGGTTATAGTACTATATATTGCTGGCTTATTTAAAAAATAA
- a CDS encoding DUF418 domain-containing protein — MKTSSLNTKQRLLNVDALRGFALVSIMLLHNLEHFDFFFKPKNLPNWMIQLDQTIWDSTFFLFAGKSYAMFAFLFGVTFFIQMNNQAKRGNDFRLRFAWRLLLLFMFGMINSAFYEGDILTLYAFVGLFLIPFAKLKSKVVLIVAFLLFLQPFEIGKLIYYFQNPGIEVGDPQSWAYFGKLNEYIPESSLIETIKGNLTNGKKAVWLWSWENGRFFHLLCLFILGMVASKKNLFVLTNKNKRFWLKVFIVSIILFIPLFYIQKNLIGSIDDKAIRVTVKAIEKSWTNFAFTFVLMSGFLLLYFSKFWQKILNIFSPMGKMSLSNYIFQTIIGTTLYYGFGFGLYKYTGATYSLLIGIVCSIILITFSSWWMKNHKRGPLEQIWHNLTWLNSKK, encoded by the coding sequence ATGAAAACATCATCGTTAAACACAAAACAAAGACTCTTAAATGTCGATGCTTTAAGAGGTTTTGCCTTGGTTTCCATAATGCTTCTACACAATTTAGAACATTTCGACTTCTTTTTTAAACCAAAAAACTTACCAAATTGGATGATTCAATTGGATCAAACAATTTGGGATAGTACTTTCTTTTTATTTGCAGGAAAATCATACGCTATGTTTGCCTTTTTGTTTGGGGTAACTTTCTTTATCCAAATGAATAACCAAGCCAAAAGAGGAAACGATTTTAGATTACGATTTGCTTGGAGATTATTGCTTCTTTTTATGTTTGGAATGATAAACTCAGCATTTTATGAAGGTGATATTTTAACACTTTATGCTTTTGTTGGTTTATTTTTAATTCCGTTTGCTAAACTAAAATCAAAAGTAGTTTTAATAGTAGCATTTCTTTTATTTCTTCAACCTTTTGAAATTGGAAAGCTTATTTACTATTTTCAAAATCCTGGAATTGAGGTTGGCGATCCTCAATCTTGGGCATATTTTGGAAAACTAAATGAATATATACCTGAAAGTTCTCTAATAGAAACTATTAAAGGAAACCTTACCAATGGTAAAAAAGCTGTTTGGTTATGGAGCTGGGAAAATGGACGATTTTTTCATTTACTTTGTTTATTTATTCTTGGAATGGTAGCTTCAAAAAAGAATTTATTTGTCCTTACAAACAAAAATAAGCGATTTTGGTTGAAGGTTTTTATCGTCTCTATAATACTATTTATTCCATTGTTTTACATTCAAAAAAACCTAATTGGTTCTATTGATGATAAAGCCATAAGAGTAACTGTTAAAGCAATTGAAAAATCATGGACTAACTTTGCTTTTACGTTTGTATTAATGTCTGGATTTTTATTACTTTATTTTTCTAAATTTTGGCAAAAAATATTGAATATTTTCTCTCCAATGGGAAAAATGAGTTTATCTAATTATATTTTTCAAACAATAATTGGTACTACTCTTTACTATGGATTTGGTTTTGGCTTGTACAAATACACCGGTGCAACTTATAGCTTATTAATTGGAATTGTATGTTCTATTATTTTAATAACATTTAGTTCCTGGTGGATGAAAAATCACAAACGTGGTCCTTTAGAACAAATTTGGCATAACTTAACCTGGTTAAATTCTAAAAAATAA
- the trhA gene encoding PAQR family membrane homeostasis protein TrhA yields MDLNNITYYSPKEEKLNVISHAFGLVLSIVALVLLVVFASLEGSVWHIVSFSIYGASLIVLYAASTFYHNSKKPKLRYRLNIFDHASIYVLIAGTYTPFTLVVLDGWVGWTIFGISWGLALTGVILKLFYIGKYDKISTIAYVLMGWLIVFAIKPLIQNLPIEGLMWLLGGGISYTVGAILYSIKRIKYSHFIFHIFVLLGSFCHFIAVFFYVLPIKK; encoded by the coding sequence ATGGATTTAAATAACATAACATATTACAGCCCAAAGGAAGAAAAATTAAATGTAATTTCTCATGCATTTGGTTTGGTTTTAAGTATAGTTGCGTTGGTATTACTGGTGGTTTTTGCAAGTTTAGAGGGTTCTGTTTGGCATATTGTTAGTTTTAGTATTTATGGAGCAAGCTTAATTGTACTGTATGCCGCATCAACTTTTTATCATAATTCTAAAAAGCCAAAATTACGTTATCGTTTAAATATTTTCGATCACGCATCAATCTATGTTTTAATTGCGGGTACTTATACCCCTTTTACCTTGGTGGTTTTAGATGGTTGGGTTGGTTGGACTATTTTTGGTATTTCTTGGGGGCTGGCACTAACAGGTGTAATTTTAAAACTTTTTTATATTGGTAAATACGATAAAATTTCAACTATAGCTTATGTTTTAATGGGGTGGCTTATTGTTTTTGCAATAAAACCTTTAATTCAAAATTTACCAATTGAAGGATTAATGTGGTTGCTAGGAGGTGGAATTTCATATACAGTTGGTGCTATTCTATACAGTATAAAGCGTATTAAATACAGCCATTTTATATTTCATATTTTTGTTTTGTTAGGTAGTTTTTGCCATTTTATAGCAGTATTTTTTTATGTATTACCAATAAAAAAATAA
- a CDS encoding lysophospholipid acyltransferase family protein, with product MKIFKYIFYIFWRCWFYGWVLFSIIAIFPVLLVVTSSEKFYPTFFKIAQAWGRTLLFVMGFKIELQKEEIQDGTKSYMLCPNHTSMIDVMVMLALAKNPFVFVGKKELTKIPIFGYFYKRTCIIVDRSDSRSRKAVFDEARKKLCNGLDVCIFPEGLVPDDESVVLADFKNGAFRLAIEHQIPIVPITMYDCKKRFSYTFFSGSPGKLRVKIHHFIKTEGLTVKESAIVKNKTFDLIYNELISDVKKQLKNT from the coding sequence ATGAAGATATTTAAATACATATTTTATATTTTTTGGCGTTGTTGGTTTTATGGTTGGGTGTTATTTAGCATAATTGCTATTTTTCCAGTACTTCTTGTAGTTACTTCTTCAGAGAAATTTTATCCAACTTTTTTTAAAATTGCCCAAGCTTGGGGTAGAACCTTGCTTTTTGTTATGGGTTTTAAAATTGAGTTACAAAAAGAAGAAATACAAGACGGTACAAAAAGCTATATGTTATGTCCAAACCATACTTCAATGATTGACGTTATGGTAATGTTGGCTTTGGCAAAAAATCCCTTTGTTTTTGTTGGTAAAAAAGAGCTTACCAAAATTCCAATTTTTGGTTATTTTTATAAACGAACCTGTATAATTGTTGATAGAAGTGATTCTAGAAGTAGAAAGGCGGTGTTTGATGAAGCTAGAAAAAAATTATGTAACGGTTTAGATGTATGTATTTTTCCTGAAGGGTTGGTTCCTGATGATGAAAGTGTAGTGTTGGCAGATTTTAAAAACGGTGCTTTTCGTTTAGCTATTGAACATCAAATACCAATTGTTCCAATTACCATGTACGATTGTAAAAAACGATTTTCATACACGTTTTTTAGTGGAAGCCCAGGTAAATTACGTGTAAAAATTCATCATTTTATTAAAACAGAAGGTCTTACTGTAAAAGAAAGTGCTATTGTAAAAAATAAAACGTTTGATTTAATTTATAACGAACTAATTTCTGATGTAAAAAAGCAACTAAAAAATACTTAA